From a single Bacillota bacterium genomic region:
- a CDS encoding Na+/H+ antiporter NhaC family protein yields the protein MDLQTVGWLSIVPPFVAITLAIVTKEVLISLALGIFCGALILTGGNPATAFTKSVEILIESIGDAEWNVRVILFVMLLGGIVGLLARSGSPISFSQWAVKKVKSRPRALFTTWVLGVIIFMDDYFNCLTVGTIMRPITDRYRVSRAKLSFIIDSTAAPVCILIPLSTWVAYVMSLLVHEFGQYGITLNPFQAFMSTIPYNLYPWLILGMVLVTSFADLEYGPMAHHERLALEKGILYDESMGSPPGDDFAQMEVAENSQPIDLILPIVTLVVGTIIAMLITGGYGEVGFWEAIMNTDSATALVYGATVTIIFMVIFYHFRRVVPVSESMNAVTQGFKSMVMAVSVLSLAWSIGAICSELGTGVWVAGVVSKGLPAMFIPAALFLASALIGFSTGTSWGTFAIMIPIAVPLAQAVDIAYLIPSVAAVLSGGTFGDHCSPISDTTIMSSTGGACHHVDHVNTQLPYAVTAAALATVGFITTSFLPSGWLVLALSLALFFVVTKFLHAFWNDGVPEAQMAQEQSGS from the coding sequence ATGGATTTACAGACTGTAGGGTGGCTTTCTATTGTCCCGCCCTTCGTAGCCATCACCTTGGCTATTGTCACTAAGGAAGTATTGATTTCGTTGGCTCTGGGTATCTTTTGCGGGGCCCTGATTCTAACCGGCGGCAATCCGGCTACCGCTTTTACCAAATCAGTGGAAATCCTGATCGAGTCCATCGGCGATGCTGAATGGAACGTGCGCGTTATTCTCTTTGTAATGCTGCTGGGTGGCATTGTGGGCCTGTTGGCTCGTTCCGGCAGTCCTATTTCCTTTAGCCAGTGGGCAGTGAAAAAAGTAAAGAGCCGACCCCGTGCTCTGTTTACCACTTGGGTGCTGGGCGTTATTATCTTTATGGACGACTATTTCAACTGCCTAACCGTGGGCACCATCATGCGGCCCATTACCGACCGCTATCGCGTATCGCGAGCCAAGCTATCGTTTATTATTGATTCCACGGCTGCTCCGGTGTGTATTTTGATACCGTTGTCCACTTGGGTGGCCTACGTTATGTCGCTTCTAGTTCATGAATTCGGCCAGTACGGCATCACCTTAAATCCCTTCCAGGCGTTTATGTCTACCATTCCTTACAACCTTTATCCCTGGCTTATTCTAGGGATGGTGCTGGTCACTTCCTTTGCCGATTTAGAATACGGCCCCATGGCCCATCATGAGCGCCTGGCTCTGGAAAAAGGCATCTTATATGACGAGTCCATGGGCTCTCCTCCGGGCGACGACTTTGCCCAAATGGAAGTGGCGGAAAACAGCCAGCCCATCGACCTGATCCTGCCTATTGTTACCCTGGTGGTGGGCACCATCATAGCCATGCTGATTACCGGCGGCTACGGCGAAGTCGGTTTCTGGGAAGCCATTATGAATACCGACTCAGCCACGGCGTTAGTTTACGGAGCCACCGTCACCATTATTTTCATGGTGATCTTTTACCACTTCCGCCGGGTAGTACCCGTCTCGGAGTCTATGAACGCTGTAACCCAAGGGTTTAAGTCCATGGTGATGGCGGTGTCGGTGCTGTCGCTAGCTTGGAGCATCGGAGCCATCTGTTCGGAGCTGGGCACCGGTGTCTGGGTGGCCGGCGTTGTATCCAAGGGCCTTCCGGCCATGTTCATACCGGCAGCCCTATTCCTCGCCTCGGCTCTAATTGGCTTTTCCACCGGCACTTCCTGGGGCACCTTTGCCATCATGATCCCCATTGCCGTGCCGTTGGCCCAGGCCGTTGACATCGCTTACCTGATTCCGTCCGTGGCCGCCGTGTTGTCCGGTGGCACCTTCGGCGATCATTGCTCACCCATTTCCGATACCACCATCATGTCTTCCACCGGCGGCGCCTGCCACCACGTGGATCACGTGAATACCCAACTGCCATATGCTGTCACGGCCGCCGCACTGGCCACAGTCGGTTTTATCACCACTTCCTTCCTGCCCAGCGGCTGGCTGGTACTGGCGCTCTCCTTGGCCCTGTTCTTTGTCGTTACCAAGTTCCTGCACGCCTTCTGGAACGACGGAGTACCGGAAGCACAAATGGCCCAGGAGCAAAGCGGCAGCTAA
- a CDS encoding DMT family transporter, whose product MSVKIILALLFSITVWGGSFPVAKLALEELTPLNLAALRFTVASLLFIPVVLLVQRRQDEPAIPWPSRPDLLRLNGLAWLGVTIHFLLQYSAVARTTASNAGLIIAISPLFVVLISNFWLKEPLTWRQLVGILVASFGVAVVISRGTFQFSFGSQTLQGDLIMVVDAFFWALFSICGREMMRRLSPLITTFYVTVLGTVWFYPWALPAGLWTQVTSLSATGWLAVLFLGVFCSVGGYYCWYWALSQVEASKVAPFQYLQPMVSLALSALLLGERISPLVFVGGAVPIILGLNFLSKP is encoded by the coding sequence ATGTCGGTGAAAATAATACTGGCGCTGCTCTTTTCTATTACTGTCTGGGGCGGATCCTTTCCCGTGGCCAAGCTGGCCCTGGAGGAACTGACACCTCTTAACCTGGCTGCCCTTCGCTTCACTGTGGCCTCGCTGCTTTTCATTCCAGTGGTACTGCTAGTCCAGCGGCGGCAAGATGAGCCCGCTATTCCTTGGCCTTCGCGGCCCGATCTGTTGCGGCTGAACGGTTTGGCTTGGCTGGGGGTCACCATCCATTTCCTCTTGCAATACAGCGCCGTGGCCCGTACCACCGCCTCTAACGCCGGCCTCATCATAGCTATTTCGCCCCTGTTTGTGGTCCTTATCTCCAACTTCTGGCTCAAAGAACCGCTTACCTGGCGCCAACTGGTGGGCATCTTGGTGGCCAGCTTCGGGGTGGCGGTGGTGATCAGCCGAGGCACGTTTCAGTTCAGCTTTGGCAGCCAAACCCTGCAAGGGGATCTGATTATGGTGGTGGACGCCTTCTTTTGGGCCCTGTTTTCCATCTGCGGCCGAGAAATGATGCGGCGGCTGTCACCTCTTATTACCACCTTTTACGTTACCGTCTTGGGCACCGTCTGGTTTTATCCCTGGGCCCTGCCGGCCGGCCTCTGGACCCAAGTCACTTCCCTGTCGGCTACCGGCTGGTTGGCAGTTCTCTTTTTGGGCGTATTTTGTTCCGTGGGCGGCTACTACTGTTGGTACTGGGCCCTATCCCAGGTAGAAGCCAGCAAAGTGGCTCCGTTTCAGTATCTACAGCCCATGGTATCGTTGGCTCTATCAGCCCTTCTTTTGGGAGAGCGGATTTCCCCGCTGGTTTTTGTCGGCGGTGCCGTACCGATAATCCTGGGCCTGAATTTTCTCTCTAAACCTTGA
- the rpoE gene encoding DNA-directed RNA polymerase subunit delta encodes MTQDKNKLAQLTLAECHLLLKSTRKPMHFRDLLNSGWNKVQPGTELSGTVLANLYTNLNLDARFVPLGKGQWGLAEWQPRSTRSSIPATSLLGKTYQDDRPSKSARPVGTGLEEGDEDSIPVEEPFFPLEEDEDEPWDEEEGEDHE; translated from the coding sequence GTGACCCAGGACAAGAACAAGCTGGCCCAGCTTACCCTAGCTGAGTGCCACCTACTGCTGAAATCGACCCGTAAACCCATGCACTTTCGGGACTTGTTAAACTCCGGCTGGAACAAAGTACAGCCTGGCACCGAACTTAGCGGCACTGTTTTAGCTAACCTCTACACCAACCTCAACTTAGATGCCCGCTTTGTGCCGCTGGGAAAAGGTCAATGGGGTTTGGCCGAATGGCAGCCGCGTTCGACGCGGTCCAGTATTCCAGCCACTTCACTTCTAGGAAAAACCTACCAGGACGACCGGCCCTCTAAATCGGCCCGGCCCGTAGGTACCGGCCTGGAGGAAGGAGACGAGGATTCAATTCCGGTGGAAGAACCGTTCTTTCCCCTGGAAGAGGACGAGGACGAACCGTGGGACGAAGAGGAAGGAGAAGACCACGAATAG